TACTGAGACAAAGTGCTCTAACTCAAAACAAAATAGAAATACAGCAAACAGCAGAAGTACTTACCGCCTCTTTAGATTATGCTGTGAGTAGAGAAACCGTAACTCCAAAAAACATTAAAAAAGTTCTAGACAACAAAATCAAAGAGATTGCCGACATCAATAAGCACGATATCATTATCTATGATTTAGAAGGCAATTTTCTTTTGTCAAATAAAAATAGTTCCCTAGTAAAGGATAAAAGAATACCAAACGAGCTCTTAAAAAAAATTATTTCCTCTGATGCAAGAATAGATATACAAACCTACGATGACACTCTCAACAATCAAGTAACTTCATCTTATTTGGTCTTAAAGAATAATATTTTTGAACCTATTGGAATTGTCTACTACCCTTCCTATCACAGTAATATTTCTTACTATGATTTAATAGACAAATACATATATAATATATTTATCATCAATATATTACTAGTTCTAACCAGTATTATTCTTAGCTGGTTTATCTCTAGAAGAGTTACTAGAAGCCTTACTAAAATTTCTGAATTTCTATCTAAAATCAATCTATTTAATAAAGAACTAAAACCCATAAGATACAATAGAAATGACGAGTTAAGCATCTTAGTAAAATCCTACAACAGTATGATTTTCCAGATAGATGCTCAAAAAGAACGCCTTACACATATCGAAAAAGAAAGTGCATGGAGAGAAATGGCAAAACAAGTTGCCCATGAGGTTAAAAACCCACTAACTCCTATGAAACTGCTTATGCAAAGCTTTGAAAGAAGATTTGATGCCAATGCTCCTGATATAGAACAAAAGGTAAAAGAGCTCAGCGACTCTATGATTACTCAAATAGATATTATTTCCAAAGTAGCTACAGCTTTCTCTGAGTTTGCAAAACTACCTGAAAAAGAAGATCAACCTCTTAATTTAAACGAAGAAATCAAAAATATTATCACCATCTTTGATAGCAAGAACATTTTCTTCCATTCTAATAGACCTAATATTAT
The genomic region above belongs to Riemerella anatipestifer and contains:
- a CDS encoding sensor histidine kinase, with translation MSQKSYSGFSIRNRIFFGFLLICILSIVGSTFISYMILRQSALTQNKIEIQQTAEVLTASLDYAVSRETVTPKNIKKVLDNKIKEIADINKHDIIIYDLEGNFLLSNKNSSLVKDKRIPNELLKKIISSDARIDIQTYDDTLNNQVTSSYLVLKNNIFEPIGIVYYPSYHSNISYYDLIDKYIYNIFIINILLVLTSIILSWFISRRVTRSLTKISEFLSKINLFNKELKPIRYNRNDELSILVKSYNSMIFQIDAQKERLTHIEKESAWREMAKQVAHEVKNPLTPMKLLMQSFERRFDANAPDIEQKVKELSDSMITQIDIISKVATAFSEFAKLPEKEDQPLNLNEEIKNIITIFDSKNIFFHSNRPNIIFPLDKSFFTRILNNLITNAIQAESEKRKLIINIDLEERYNYIRFTVEDNGEGMSEEKMGKIFEPNFTSKSSGMGLGLTMVKKMIEEYKGNIKVESTLDKGTKFTITIPKNI